The Yoonia sp. SS1-5 genome contains a region encoding:
- a CDS encoding thiamine pyrophosphate-binding protein, with product MTTDALDWISVGRIEDLPEGRVKTVTARTTSICLVHFDGQWAAMNNHCPHQKGPLGEGSIEKGVDDKCWIRCPWHGWDFDPLTGKPPGGHEDTGQEMYPLDIRDGEIFVGLEAEPPHTRTVTDVMVETMTNWGVQTVFGMVGHSNLGLADAIRRGVIDKKLKYYGIRHEGVAAFAASAYGKLTGQPAACLTIAGPGATNLLTGMWDAKVDRAPVLALTGQVQTQVFGPGAFQDIDLQSAFQAVSKFSQPVLNSSNHAELMSLACKNAIVEQNVAHLIFPDDVQTIPSEKPAGAPDGRMAGTRVTPAQGDIDAAVDLLNSAKRPMIVVGHGAYGARDQIIALAEKIGAPVVTTFKAKGLVPDSHPLGGGVLGRSGTPIASWFMNEADVLVAFGASFSNHTGIALKENIIQVDYDRMQLGKFHPVKVPVWGEIGAFCDAAAGRINPNPDAVDQKPELAERWAIWRDEKQRRLAEEHSGGIHSFAIFDALGKLVPDDAIFAVDVGNNTYSFGRYLETKGSQRVLMSGYLGSIGYGFPAGIGAWAATQDVAALKGRKVISISGDGGFGQYPMDLTTAVKYGMDITHILLHNGELGKISKEQRSGEWPVWETDLHNPSFAAFAKLCGAHGQKVTKTEDITDAIQKALAVDGPALVEIMTDAELV from the coding sequence ATGACCACTGATGCCTTGGATTGGATTTCCGTCGGACGGATCGAGGACCTGCCCGAGGGTCGGGTCAAGACCGTCACCGCGCGCACGACCTCGATTTGTCTGGTGCATTTTGACGGACAATGGGCCGCGATGAACAATCACTGTCCCCACCAGAAAGGGCCGTTGGGTGAAGGGTCAATCGAGAAAGGCGTGGATGACAAATGCTGGATCCGCTGCCCTTGGCATGGTTGGGATTTTGATCCGCTGACCGGCAAGCCCCCCGGCGGGCATGAAGACACGGGCCAGGAAATGTACCCGCTCGACATTCGGGATGGCGAGATCTTCGTGGGGCTGGAGGCTGAGCCGCCCCACACGCGGACCGTCACGGATGTGATGGTCGAGACGATGACAAATTGGGGCGTCCAGACGGTCTTTGGCATGGTCGGGCATTCGAACCTCGGGCTAGCAGATGCGATCCGGCGCGGCGTGATCGACAAGAAGTTGAAATACTACGGCATCCGGCATGAAGGGGTCGCGGCCTTCGCGGCCTCGGCCTATGGCAAGCTGACCGGGCAGCCCGCCGCCTGTCTGACCATTGCAGGACCGGGTGCGACCAATCTGCTGACCGGCATGTGGGATGCCAAAGTTGACCGGGCGCCGGTACTGGCCCTGACAGGCCAGGTACAGACGCAGGTCTTTGGCCCCGGGGCGTTTCAGGATATCGACCTGCAATCGGCGTTTCAGGCTGTTTCGAAATTCTCGCAGCCTGTGCTGAATAGTTCCAACCATGCCGAACTGATGTCGCTTGCCTGCAAGAATGCCATTGTCGAACAGAATGTCGCGCATCTGATTTTCCCAGACGACGTGCAGACCATTCCGTCGGAAAAACCAGCAGGCGCCCCTGACGGGCGAATGGCGGGCACCCGCGTCACGCCTGCGCAGGGTGATATCGACGCAGCTGTTGATCTGTTGAACAGTGCCAAGCGACCCATGATTGTCGTAGGCCACGGTGCTTACGGCGCGCGTGACCAGATCATTGCGCTGGCCGAGAAAATCGGTGCGCCTGTTGTCACGACCTTCAAGGCCAAGGGGCTGGTGCCGGACAGCCATCCGCTGGGTGGCGGTGTTCTGGGCCGATCCGGCACGCCTATTGCCAGCTGGTTCATGAATGAGGCGGATGTGCTTGTGGCCTTTGGGGCCAGTTTCTCCAACCACACGGGCATCGCGCTGAAGGAAAATATCATTCAGGTCGATTATGACCGGATGCAGTTGGGCAAATTCCATCCCGTGAAGGTACCGGTTTGGGGCGAGATTGGTGCATTTTGTGATGCAGCCGCGGGCCGCATCAATCCGAACCCCGACGCTGTTGATCAGAAACCGGAACTGGCCGAACGCTGGGCCATCTGGCGCGATGAAAAGCAGCGCAGGCTCGCCGAAGAACATAGCGGCGGCATTCATTCCTTTGCCATCTTTGATGCGCTGGGCAAGCTTGTCCCCGATGACGCCATCTTTGCCGTTGATGTGGGCAACAACACCTATTCCTTTGGCCGTTATCTTGAAACGAAGGGCAGCCAGCGGGTGCTGATGTCGGGCTATCTGGGGTCGATTGGCTATGGGTTCCCCGCTGGCATCGGGGCCTGGGCCGCGACGCAGGATGTGGCCGCGCTGAAGGGGCGCAAGGTGATATCCATCTCGGGTGATGGCGGCTTTGGGCAATATCCGATGGACCTGACCACAGCCGTCAAATACGGCATGGATATTACCCATATCCTTTTGCACAACGGCGAGCTTGGGAAGATTTCCAAGGAACAGCGATCCGGCGAGTGGCCGGTCTGGGAAACGGATTTGCACAACCCGTCATTTGCAGCCTTCGCCAAGCTTTGCGGGGCGCATGGGCAAAAGGTCACCAAGACCGAGGATATCACCGATGCCATTCAAAAGGCGCTTGCGGTAGACGGCCCCGCACTTGTGGAAATCATGACAGACGCTGAACTGGTTTGA
- a CDS encoding Rieske 2Fe-2S domain-containing protein, producing MSVKYIPVEWNRNKWLYDGVMLAGVVLFLWLFLHVSPELLSHEFPINPQVHNARAFGACAFVMLTVILCIGPLARIDRRFLPLLYNRRHFGVMTTFVAITHASYILNWYFAFSSSDKYEALLFANTSYGQLAGFPFEIFGIFALICLLILSATSHDFWMKFLTPPVWKRLHTLIYLAYVAVVAHVSLGILQDQQNHTFTVIFIGGALSVAGLHAYAALLDWRGGDELGEDVDGWIDVCDAGDIRDGFAKIKILPGGDRVAVFNQDGKLSAISNACAHQNGPLGEGRVIDCLVTCPWHGFQYDVTNGRSPAPFTEMVPTYNIRLSGPTVQVHRDANPPGTYVEPVPLQEAPA from the coding sequence ATGAGCGTCAAATACATTCCGGTCGAGTGGAACCGTAACAAATGGCTTTACGATGGGGTGATGCTGGCGGGGGTCGTCCTGTTCTTGTGGCTGTTCCTGCATGTCAGCCCCGAACTGCTGAGCCATGAATTCCCGATCAATCCGCAGGTGCATAACGCCCGGGCCTTCGGGGCCTGTGCCTTTGTGATGCTGACAGTGATCTTGTGCATCGGGCCGTTGGCGCGGATCGACCGCCGGTTCCTGCCGCTGCTTTACAACCGTCGCCACTTTGGGGTGATGACGACTTTCGTGGCGATCACCCACGCCAGCTACATCCTGAACTGGTATTTCGCCTTTTCCAGCTCCGACAAATACGAAGCCCTCTTATTCGCCAACACCAGCTATGGCCAGTTGGCAGGCTTTCCTTTTGAAATCTTTGGCATCTTCGCCTTGATCTGCCTGCTGATCCTGTCAGCGACCAGCCATGATTTCTGGATGAAATTCCTGACCCCGCCGGTCTGGAAACGGCTGCATACACTGATTTACCTGGCCTATGTGGCTGTCGTTGCCCATGTCAGCCTTGGCATCTTGCAAGACCAGCAAAACCACACCTTTACGGTGATTTTTATCGGCGGCGCGCTATCTGTCGCGGGACTTCACGCCTACGCCGCCTTGCTGGATTGGCGCGGCGGGGATGAATTGGGCGAGGATGTGGACGGTTGGATCGACGTCTGCGATGCGGGCGATATCCGCGACGGCTTTGCCAAGATCAAGATCCTACCCGGCGGTGACCGGGTGGCCGTGTTCAACCAAGACGGCAAGCTCAGCGCAATTTCCAACGCCTGCGCCCACCAGAACGGGCCATTGGGCGAAGGTCGCGTGATTGACTGCCTTGTGACCTGCCCCTGGCACGGGTTCCAGTATGACGTGACGAACGGGCGGTCGCCGGCCCCCTTCACCGAAATGGTCCCGACCTACAACATCCGGTTAAGCGGACCGACCGTGCAGGTCCACCGCGACGCCAACCCACCGGGGACTTACGTCGAGCCTGTCCCCCTTCAGGAGGCCCCAGCATGA
- a CDS encoding DUF4345 family protein produces the protein MDILNIIFALTSIALGCFGWLAPKYTMSALDLDPGRSHMGPSEIRASVGCLFVGMGIGALILGGPTAYAMLGFCWCGAALGRLTSLLLDGRSRKKWVYFWVEAGVGVPAIVLNL, from the coding sequence ATGGATATCCTCAATATCATCTTCGCCCTGACCAGCATCGCGCTGGGGTGTTTCGGGTGGCTTGCGCCAAAATACACGATGTCGGCACTCGATCTTGATCCGGGCAGGTCACATATGGGGCCATCTGAAATCCGGGCATCGGTTGGGTGCCTGTTTGTCGGCATGGGGATCGGCGCGCTGATCCTTGGTGGCCCCACGGCCTATGCGATGCTGGGGTTTTGCTGGTGCGGGGCCGCACTGGGCCGTCTGACATCTCTGCTACTCGACGGACGCTCGCGCAAGAAGTGGGTTTATTTCTGGGTCGAGGCGGGCGTTGGGGTCCCGGCCATCGTTTTGAACCTCTGA
- a CDS encoding glutamate synthase-related protein has product MDKTAIFKLSALADRKPEYAIVGEVDLVVVRFDDEISVFYGRCLHRGALMSDGHVRGNDLICGVHNWDYRLDSGVSAYANDEKLPKFKSWIDGDDICVDADEINAWGHANPQPYNRDAYLGLYADPSHGTAEEPYNGMIQNYAKNGLTKTGHHGIVDSMGVPRTELPDWDDIQLLTAQLAKPPLLDDDAVGTEVVIGPNAQKPLKLEIPLFVSDMSFGALSESAKVALARGAELAGTGICSGEGGMLPEEQVENSRYFYELASGRFGFSWDKLEKVQAFHFKGGQGAKTGTGGHLPGNKVKGKIAEVRGLEEGTSAISPPRFPEWTEVSQIKDFADEVRDKTGGIPIGYKLSAQHIEKDIDAALAVGVDYIILDGRGGGTGAAPIIFRDNISVPTIPALARARRHLDKLGRGDISLVITGGLRKPADFIKAMALGADAIAVSNSAMQAIGCLAMRACHTNNCPVGIATQKPHLVNRLIAEKSAQQLANFFSASVELMQVMARACGHDHLSKFNHDDLTTWKKDMAEISGVSFGGVA; this is encoded by the coding sequence ATGGACAAGACTGCAATTTTCAAACTCAGCGCCCTTGCAGATCGCAAGCCCGAATATGCGATTGTCGGCGAGGTTGACCTTGTCGTGGTGCGTTTTGATGATGAAATATCAGTCTTTTACGGCCGTTGCCTGCACCGGGGGGCGCTGATGTCGGATGGGCATGTGCGCGGCAATGATCTGATTTGCGGTGTGCATAACTGGGACTACCGGCTGGACAGCGGTGTGTCCGCCTATGCCAATGATGAAAAGCTGCCGAAGTTCAAATCCTGGATTGATGGCGATGACATCTGTGTCGACGCGGATGAGATCAACGCATGGGGTCACGCCAACCCGCAGCCCTATAACCGCGACGCCTACCTTGGCCTTTATGCCGACCCAAGCCACGGCACAGCCGAAGAACCCTATAACGGGATGATCCAGAACTATGCCAAGAACGGCCTGACCAAGACCGGACATCATGGCATTGTGGATTCGATGGGTGTCCCGCGCACCGAACTCCCCGACTGGGATGACATCCAGCTTTTGACGGCGCAACTGGCCAAGCCACCACTGTTGGACGATGACGCCGTGGGCACAGAGGTGGTGATCGGACCAAACGCACAAAAGCCCTTGAAACTGGAGATACCGCTTTTTGTCTCTGACATGAGTTTTGGGGCGCTGTCTGAATCCGCCAAGGTCGCTCTGGCCCGTGGCGCGGAGCTTGCCGGAACCGGGATATGCTCTGGCGAGGGCGGCATGTTGCCTGAGGAGCAGGTCGAGAATTCCCGCTATTTCTATGAACTCGCCTCGGGTCGGTTCGGGTTCAGTTGGGACAAGCTGGAAAAAGTACAGGCCTTCCACTTCAAAGGCGGTCAGGGCGCCAAGACCGGCACCGGCGGGCATTTGCCGGGCAACAAGGTCAAAGGCAAAATTGCCGAGGTCCGGGGCCTTGAAGAGGGCACATCGGCGATCTCCCCGCCGCGGTTCCCTGAGTGGACGGAAGTCAGCCAGATCAAGGATTTCGCAGACGAAGTGCGTGACAAGACCGGCGGTATTCCGATTGGCTATAAACTGTCCGCGCAGCATATTGAAAAGGATATCGACGCGGCACTCGCAGTGGGTGTCGACTACATCATCCTTGATGGTCGCGGCGGCGGCACCGGGGCCGCACCGATCATTTTCCGCGATAACATATCGGTCCCGACGATCCCGGCATTGGCACGCGCGCGCCGTCATCTGGACAAGCTGGGGCGTGGTGACATCTCGCTTGTTATCACCGGAGGTTTGCGCAAACCGGCCGATTTCATCAAGGCGATGGCGCTAGGCGCGGATGCGATCGCGGTGTCCAACTCTGCCATGCAGGCTATCGGCTGCCTCGCGATGCGCGCTTGCCATACAAATAACTGCCCTGTGGGGATCGCGACGCAAAAACCGCATCTGGTGAACCGGTTGATCGCCGAAAAATCCGCACAGCAACTGGCGAATTTCTTTAGTGCATCGGTCGAGCTGATGCAGGTGATGGCCCGCGCCTGTGGCCATGATCATCTATCAAAATTCAATCATGACGATCTGACCACATGGAAGAAAGACATGGCCGAGATTTCGGGTGTCAGCTTCGGGGGCGTCGCATGA
- a CDS encoding sugar-binding transcriptional regulator produces MPRPTDSHARPGNDRAGRRSRHDDVIVEAAWCYYHDGLNQNDIAKRLGVSRASVVNYLAEVRQRDYVRITLDTDIFHNHHLVHDLTARFGLQEALIVPADMMEEHRTVERVIRVASDWLPQLLEPGDHLGVAWGETIYRLSEIAPRLAMPDLTIVQLLGSKPAEIGFASENCAAALANRFRAQCVNMHVPLLLSSPTLAEQLKAEPMIAAQLDMVAACRKVIFACGTISAGSHLERTGLLTKEQLAQMQRKGAAGVICGRIIDKDGAPLCAPNEDQMIGVTLAQMRDKDMRILVAAGSDRLGSTLAALRGGYATHLVTSADMAAQLLESAP; encoded by the coding sequence ATGCCCCGCCCGACGGACTCGCATGCCCGTCCGGGCAATGATCGCGCCGGGCGCCGGTCACGGCATGATGACGTCATCGTCGAAGCCGCCTGGTGCTATTATCACGACGGGCTGAACCAAAACGACATTGCCAAGCGGCTTGGCGTCAGCCGCGCGTCTGTCGTGAACTATCTGGCCGAGGTCCGGCAGCGCGACTATGTCCGGATCACCCTGGACACTGATATCTTTCACAATCATCACCTTGTTCATGACCTCACAGCCCGGTTCGGCTTGCAAGAGGCCCTGATTGTTCCCGCCGACATGATGGAAGAACACCGCACCGTGGAACGGGTTATTCGTGTAGCCTCTGACTGGCTGCCGCAATTGCTGGAACCGGGTGATCACCTGGGGGTGGCATGGGGCGAGACGATTTACCGGCTGTCCGAGATAGCCCCGCGCCTTGCGATGCCGGACCTGACGATTGTGCAATTGCTTGGCTCAAAACCTGCCGAGATCGGGTTTGCCTCGGAAAATTGTGCGGCTGCGCTGGCGAACCGGTTTCGCGCCCAATGCGTGAACATGCATGTGCCCCTGCTGCTTTCCAGCCCGACGCTGGCCGAACAGCTAAAGGCCGAACCGATGATCGCGGCACAGCTTGATATGGTTGCCGCTTGCCGAAAGGTCATTTTTGCCTGTGGAACGATCAGCGCGGGCAGTCATCTTGAAAGGACCGGCCTGCTGACCAAGGAACAACTGGCCCAGATGCAGCGCAAAGGGGCGGCCGGCGTGATCTGCGGCCGGATCATCGACAAGGATGGCGCGCCGCTTTGCGCACCAAACGAAGATCAGATGATCGGGGTCACCCTGGCGCAGATGCGCGACAAGGACATGCGGATACTGGTCGCCGCTGGCAGCGATAGGCTGGGGTCCACCCTGGCCGCCCTGCGTGGCGGATATGCGACACATCTGGTGACCAGCGCCGACATGGCTGCGCAGCTTTTGGAATCTGCCCCATGA